TCCATGTAAATTGTAGATCCGAACTTGGAGCTTGAACTAAACTATAAAAATTGATCACTGCATGGAAATCTTGCATAGCTGCTCTTAAAGGATATCTTCCCCCTATTTTTTCATCTGCACTTAAAACTGTGTTAAAATCCCCAATTAGCATCCAAGGTAAATCCATGGAATTTATTACCATTAATTCATTCCATAATTCTCTTTTATCAACTGTAAGTGAAGCTGCATGAATTCCAGAAACTAGAACACCACCAACATTCACAGTAATCACCTGACTAGTTATTGAAATCACTTTTGGTTCATTTATAGAAGTACTCCGGAAAAGCCAAATATTTCCTTTAATACCATCTATTGAATTATGTATTACTTTTTGATTCATACCTGCTAATTTAAGACCTTTGCAGTCATTAGAATTCCATTTCACTTTTGGCTCCACCACCCAAACTAATGTAGGACTAAAATTTTTAACTAAACTTCTTAATTTATCTTTGACTCTAGGTCTTCTTAAGCCTCTGATATTAAAGAAGATTGTCTTCATATAGAAGGTTGAGATTGAGAAGTAGCAGGACTCCTCacaccttttttctttttcactaaATTTGTTCCAttgttttttcttgttgttataaaaCTGATGTTCTTTGGTTTAACCACTTTCTTCACAACTTCTTGAGTTCTTTGTTCCTTGTCAGTACCAACCTTAATCTTATTTATCACTGAAGTACTACTAGTGGCCACATCTAATAATTTGTTTACACTCAAGGGAGGAAACTCATCATTCTCTAAACTTTGTAATATATGAAATTTACCTGAATTTTCATGTTCTTGAGAATCGACTGCACTTGGCTTCTCTATTGGAGAGATTATATCATCTACAATTTTATCTTCAATTAAAAATTATTTCTCCACTCCATCTTCAGTTGTTGTTCTTGGGGTATTGCAAATATCAAAACCTATAGGAGTTATAGTTTTCTATTTAAGTTTCCATATTTTCCTCTGCACtttaggaacttcatcaacattatcaagCTGCTTTTGTTCTTTTTGATGCACTCTGCATTCAGTAATTAAATGCCCTACCACTTTGCAATGACTGCAAAAACTAGGAATTTTAGGAATCTGTACTTCTTGCTCAAAACTTCCATATTTGGTTTTGACTAAAACATGATTAGGAACCTTGTTAGCTAAATCCACTTCCACTAAAACACTGGCATAGTACCCAACTTCCCTTTTTAGACTTGTTTCATCTACTTTTATAGCTCTTCCAATAGCATCACCCAAGGACATTAGAATCTTTTCTTTCCAATATTCAATTGCCAATCCTGGAAAGTTCACCCATACAAAAGCTGTAGTAGTTTTCTGAGCAGCGGGATTAAAATTTGGCTCCCAAAGTCTTAGTttaaggatctgtgaatcaaTTTTCCACCAACCATTCCATATATACTTCATATCTTTTTCATTTGATAatttgatgatgaagaaaccTTTTCCaagaggaatcaattgataatcacctGTTAATTTCCATTGTTTCTTCAaagcttcttcagcagcagcaaattTCAATTTAACAAAATCTAATCTACCAATTAGACTAAAATTCCATTCACCAATACTCTCATCTATTTCCTCATCAGGAATATATAGAGATGGTACTGAACTTGTAACTCCATTATCGATTATCTTCTCAGAAAAGAAACTGAAGTTAGGGTTATTCAAAACTGATCCCATTTTAACCAAAAGAGATCAAACAAATCCCccgaaataaaacaaaacaaaccctTCCGACCAACTAATTATCCGTTACTAAGttctaaaatcaaaacaaaacttaTCATTGGATTCAGCAACGAAAATCACCTGAATTTATTGCAGAAGAAATCGAAATCCGATGAAAAAAACGAGAAAAACAAACACCGAGTTCGTCGCCCGATTCGCAGAGCTCAACTCGCCCGATTCAGAAAAACCTTATTATTGAAAGGTCTATCTTTAAAGTAGTCACCTTCCCTCTTtcatgcactattagtatctcataacagtatgatcataatatcaagtttgCGGCCTTTttactgcctcagtttcatttccatgtacatattcgcaagcttgtttgcttacatataatcattttcgcaagcttacttgcttactcattttcttatgtggtcttattttgccttcctagttaaaggtcttgttttgccacctcttgtcattgcgaaaaaatcgcaggacgtctttgcactttcatgcaaaaacccattgatcttgccttaaatttttcttttgtattattgcctcttcaggattgttgcggcaatatgacaggcctaaatattcttgcgaaaataaagccccatgacattgccgtcttgcgacgaaatcgtaggacgtctttacactttcatgtaatgacccattgatctcgtgttatcttcttcaggattgttgcacaaatatgacaagcattaatacccttgcgagtaaaaagcctcatgacatttgcgtcttaagacacttatcagctccctaatggagggtgccgcccttatctcccccctggttgccccttcaaggatgcgtacttctaccatacaaggttagctcctcccatctagtcttaacaacaaccagttgttttcgcagcctcttatcccttttgcctataaggcttatggttacgagactgcaccctaagtggggttttctttgggccgagtgcagtataagccaagacttgtcaagaatggcaaggtacgctccagaccccctggcactcttgactcaaccgtgtacctcggcgccttgatcagattctgcactccttgggagagtccttattaccttagtcgcccaacctaagtcataagcttaagctgagaatccaaggtgcctctcccagatggtctttattgaccccaaatctccatgactcaggttccgggggtggTGTAACCTTTCCTTGAGctatgcaacaggtacccccttatatgacgtactttaggtcttacattttcctcttgcgaaattgtattcgcgaactagggtgtacgccataaaggttcgcccctttctctttttgtttctgcgaaattttcgcgtttctttattctctcattcgtcttttcatttctgtcatttctttcatccattctcataatatcatatcagttgaagcaaaataaatattcaagagaaattctaatacattgtaattctgaaatctttgtagttgtgaaatctttgtaattctgtgattgtatcgcgttttgtaaatcaaatcaaaaatctttgtattctctgcaaaagaaatattctagagaaacatataaattgagttttcttagttttctgtaattttgaaatctcgaaatctttgtaattttgaagtctttgtaatattgaaatcttagtaatctttataatctttgagatcttgaaatctttgtaatcgtgcgattgaatctctttttgtaaatcaaatcaaaaatatttttattcgttcttagtataaagtaaaatgttcaaggaagtggtacttatctttaaTGTGAGTCgtttgttgttgtcaaagaagtgaataaatgccttgaaatgtatgaatttcgcgcagcaaaaagaagtgtgagaagtgataCTTGAACCCTTGacttgcttcttggattttctcgcaccataccaactgtgctaagcctctcttgcgaaataatcaaagttcttgtgaagtaatcaaattccaaccgtGTGAGAGGCACTTCtttataaatttcgcgtaacaaaaataaacatgcgagaagcgagaattgatcccgcgacctgctgcttgcattcatgcctcctgaccaactgtgcaagcttcttattttcgaaatatctctgcgaaattatcaccaactctcttctgtgcgaaataattaaagaaatatctgtgcgaaaaaaatacgcatgtgttgggacttgatcacacgaccatgaactcattaacttcgcagatgaccaattgtgttgcctcttgtttgcgaaataatgaaacaatattacgaaattattcatttttttgctctctgtaaaaaagaagaaaactatgttcgcaggcaaattcgaacttgcgaccacgaacacacatactgctctctggaccaattgtgcaagaacctctctgcgaaattcacgcataacttttttccttattcttttattctcccatgcaaatgagaagaaaatgaaaaatatgtgtctctgcgaattcgaacccgtgacctttttattgttcgctcagccttgaaccatttgtgcgaatttctgtttatgatagaaattgcagcatctgcctcttatcttttcttcgtccttccttaacttctttcacatttgccttcatctcctgaacatgaaaatcttccgttgaaacttccattttttccttaaatttcaccacaacaactaattttttctctcactcttttcatgtctttgaattgttgatgatgtttactccctgaaagtgtgatttcttccataaaattttcatttttgaaactaaactttgtagatctagaaaaatatgaacaatagctaatcttcatggaaattttttgaaccaacaagctacaggagggataaatcctttactcctccctgtttctagcgccaaaatgtagttgtaggaaatcctacaacacaccccttgtattatcatgactatgatttctagatctaaacttatttgatatgaaaataaagataaagataatgaaaatagaaaataagacacaagatttacgtggttcgatcaatatgatctacatcacggggttagggatcttcactatgattgtttgtaattacatatggattacaattgagactccattaatgagtatttggagctcttggttgaagaaggaagaagaagataataatacaaattctgctctctctctctctctacaaatgtgtcctctctaaagtgtctctctcctttttctttttgattatcctcctttctctctcttgcctttctctttatataggtatttacataatggatgacaactcatatatggtggggtacagctaacatttcccctaatttcggatctggcttgcggtattttcgcaaacttacaaatgttaacttcgcaaacatcctaaatttcacacgatcatcatacttttctcacgtttaagctgatgtcatctgttatgtcatttctgaaatcatactgcgatgtcttcgtgatgtattgctagtaatttcacaagcatgtcgttgttgcgagattctgatcctacaatttgATCACGAAAATTCATCCAAAACCAatgatgttgcgttcaaagcacacagggacactaaattacttgataagagtaaaaaagtgtatatctctgaagatgatcactctgagacagattcatcagatgaagatcttgacaagtcagtctcgatgatcacaagacaatttagggatcttctgttgaagagaagtaaacggttctccagagataatcctaaggcatcagttaaacctcataatcgtattcctcctaaaaacagggaaacggatgagactgatgatgaggatatgcctcagtgctttaagtgtaaaggatttggtcattttgcaaacgagtgtccaaatcgtagaaaatacactgggaacaaagattTTGCGGCAAttcttgatgaaatatctgacAACTATgactctaatgaagacgagaaatcaagtgttgcacttcttggtgaaaatattgattttgataattgtagcaatacatacatcaatcttgatattctttcagaagataatccaactaatctggaagaaaaaattgacccatttcttggaaactctgtttataAGGTTTCAGGTtctaccatgtgtctagctgcatgcacatctcagaagcctgatttttatcctagtttgacgtgttcgtattgttctctaaagggtcatgaactttcaaggtgttacaagtacaaacaccaattgaggcacgtcagcAAACTTTAACGAAGatcaaatcatttagcaaggaatcttaaacttgctcagaagaccgctgaggtatgtaggatcttatcttcatctaagaagttagtttccaagaacaaaccaagaccattagaggagaaggtatggtcaaatcggtttgatagacagaagtctgaggattcctctcaagaggaaaatggtggacaaattgttgttcagcacaacgcaacttgattgtgttgttttgaaaatcttgtctcatgtgcctgatcaaaagagacaatgattttgtacctctcaggctttaagaaaagtttttcgttctttttcttagttttttgttctttcatgtttatcaacaaaggagggttattatcgacaattcgactctttatagggttgtgagttggacgtgtacgaacctgtttaaaggtttcgaaaccctacattcctttttccttcctcaaaacctctttttatctcaagactacttgttgagttcaatttgtgatttactctcacaaacccatatgttatggatactccaagcatgacgtcttctgatggaaaagatgttaatgtgattgttaagccatcaatcacgaagGAAAGATAAAAATCtctgttatctcctaccttgaaaaggaaaagaaggaatgtgaggaagccaaaagtcgttccttcaaactctcagaagttttctggtgttcttgaagagtttaaggagatgcgaaaggatatttaacaaataaaggcttttgtgtataagactcgtaagatttagaaggccctggttcgacaacatcagccgagaaggtttattgatataaactcctacctaatgaaccttatgtcccaatggttgttgacgacaaggagttcggggacgataaagaattcttcaaaggtcttattgcctagtaaatcttctattttctgtttttattagaagaataactagagtttggaatagccattattgtgattacacatagttatgtccaacgttttcatcttcatgtttttagatttattggtttaaattctaaacttgtttggaagatgatttttgcagtattaatctttatggttttatatactgcaattttgttatgggatttgtgtgtttacgtccgtgaacttgcccgtcccatatcttgtcaaaagtaaagtatttcgtatgtcgatatgcatgtattgataaaagaatgaatggacctttgacaaatacaaaagttaagcctatattgtcaattattgatggaagataggttaaaatcttttgtttgcaaagattatgtctattgtatgttattattcaaatagtgatggaaaataaaatgaatccttgtgtattccgcagtaattgatcttccctgatccatattttatgtattactgtgaggctctgttaactgtcttatgttgagcattaaacaaccaagttgattatttttgattagctatgttgttgttctgtaaggtactttctgtcgagcattttcaactaagttaatcatcttgtttggttatttatttgttgttccgtaagttttcttatgtcaattgaattgattacttttgtgattaatttggttgtgtatttcaattagattaattatgggttctcttgtgattaatctaattatattttttaagtctccataagttcacttatgtttgagcatttgtcgattaaattaatcatggattctcttgtggttaatttaattgaactttttggattcaaattcatacttgtatgtgatttgttatgtccaaagaaatccttcctttctttcgaaatcaaggtcgctcttgttgttctttcgggaatgaagggagagttcttttgaacttgcgcttaattgccatatctttgtggggagtgctgaaaaagcgggggtctaacaaccacacccagtatttcacttagcaatctgtatggacaaactccaat
This genomic stretch from Papaver somniferum cultivar HN1 chromosome 5, ASM357369v1, whole genome shotgun sequence harbors:
- the LOC113279594 gene encoding uncharacterized protein LOC113279594 produces the protein MGSVLNNPNFSFFSEKIIDNGVTSSVPSLYIPDEEIDESIGEWNFSLIGRLDFVKLKFAAAEEALKKQWKLTGDYQLIPLGKGFFIIKLSNEKDMKYIWNGWWKIDSQILKLRLWEPNFNPAAQKTTTAFVWVNFPGLAIEYWKEKILMSLGDAIGRAIKVDETSLKREVGYYASVLVEVDLANKVPNHVLVKTKYGSFEQEVQIPKIPSFCSHCKVVGHLITECRVHQKEQKQLDNVDEVPKVQRKIWKLK